Within the Pseudonocardia alni genome, the region AGGTCCGGCTCCTCGCCGAAGGTGTCGAGCAGCGCCTCCAGGGTCGCGCGCACCGCCGGAGCGGTGCCCGCCCCCGGCCCGGCCGCGGCGACCGAGTCGAGGAACGCGCGCGAGACGCGAGCCTCCATCGCGTCGAGGTAGCGATCCAGCACCTCGGTCAGCACCGCGTCCTTGTCCGGGAAGTACTGGTAGAACGACCCGGGCGACACCCCGGCGGCGGCCGCGATCCGGTTCGTCGACGCGCCGTCGTACCCACGGGTGACCAGCACGTCCCGGCCCGCCGCGACGATCCGCTCCACCATCGCCCGGGACCGCTCCTGGCGCGGCTCGCGCCGCCGGGCCCCGCGCCCGCTCACCGGGCGCCCCGGAACGCGCGTTGAAGGCGAGCATCCGCTCGTGTCAGCATCGGTCCATGCTGGCAGAGCCGCCCGTCGCCCCGCGACGCTTCCGCAGCGCGCCCGAGCGTGCGGCGCGCATCGCCCGTCCGCTCGGCCTGGTCGCCGGGGTCCGCGACCTCGATCCCGCGCTGCTCGCCGAGATCGGCCGCCGGATGTTCACCCGCGACGAGACCGGCGCCGCGCTGGCCCGCGCGATGGGACGCGACCGCGACGAGGCGGGCCGCGCCGGGACCGGCCGTGTGACCATGCGGGCGTTGCACACCGCTCTGGCCGCGGGCGCCGCGCCGGCCGACGCCCCGCCCGCACTGCGGGACTTCCTCGCCGCGGTCACCCCGGACCCGGACTGGCTCGACCGGGACCTGCTCGAGCGCGGCGCCCGCGCCTACCGCAGGCTCGGCCGCAGCCGCGACGACGTGCTGCTGGGACTCTCGCTGATCGGCGGCTACCGCTACGGCGGCCCCACCGAGCTGCTCGTCCGCACCGGTGGGCTCACCGGCGCCGGCGCGATGCGCCGCCTCGGTGAGACCCAGGCGTGGGCGTTCGCCGTCAGCCGTCCCGGCGGGATGGAGCCCGGCGGTGCGGGCTGGGCGGCGACGCTGCACGTGCGCGCCATGCACGCCCTCGTCGCGGAGCGGTTCGAGCGGGGCGACCGCTACGACGTCGCCGGCCACGGGCTGCCGATCAACCAGGCCGACGCCGCGGCCACGCTCGGGCTGTTCAACAGCACCGCGATCCTCGGCTGCCGCCTGCTCGGACGCCACGTCCCACGCGCCGACGGCGACGCGATCATGCACCTGTGGCGCTACGTCGGGTGGCTGATGGGCGTCGACGACGACTGGCTGTTCGACACCGAGCGCGCCCAGAACGCGTTCAACCACCACGTCGTGCTGGCCCAGGGCGACGTCACCCCGGCAGGCCCGCTGCTCGCGGGCGCGCTCGTCGAGGGGCTGCGCAGCGAGCGGACCGGTGGCCCCGCCGACCGGTTCCGCGGCGCCTGGGAGCGACGACGGCTGCTGTCGCTGCTGCGGGTGTTCCTGCGAGCCGAGGGCCTGCGCGACCTGGACCTTCCGGTGACCGCGGCGTGGATGTGGCCGTCGCAGGTGCTGCGCAACCTGGTCGAGTCGCTGCTCGTCGCGCGGACCGCACGGGGGCGGCGGTGGCTGGAGCGCCGCTCGGACCGCCGCGTCGAGGCCGACCTGGCCCGTCGCTTCGGCCGCGAGACGCCCGGCCCGCGCGACCTGGCAGCCTGACCCCGCCCGCCGGGATCAGGTGAACGCGCTGATCCCGGTCACGTCCCGGCCCACGATGAGGGTCTGGATCGTCTCGGTGCCCTCGAAGGTGTGGATGGCCTCGATGTCGGCCCAGTGCCGCACGACGTGGTGCTCCAGCAGGATCCCGTTGCCGCCGAGCAGGTCCCGCGCCTCGGAGAGGATCTTGCGGGCGGTCCGGGTGTTGTGCATCTTCGCCAGCCCCGCGACGGTCGGCGACAGCTTGCCCACCTCGGCGAGCCGGGCGGACTGCATGCAGTAGAGCTGCATGCCGGTCAGGTCGGCGAGCATCGCGACGAGCCGCTGCTGCACGATCTGGAAGCTCGCCAGCGGCTTGCCGAACTGCTCGCGCTCCAGCGCGTAGCGCAGGGCGGCGTCGTAGCCGGCGGTCGCGTGGCCCAGTGCCATCCAGGCGCAGGTGCCCCGGGTGGTGGCCAGCACCGCGGCGCAGTCGGCGAACGTCCGCGCCTCGGTCAGCCGGTTCTCCTCCGGCACCCGGACCCCGTCCAGCTCGATGTCGGCCTGCCAGAGTGCCCGCAGCGACACCTTGCCCGGGATGACGGTGGCCTCGTAGCCCTCCGCCGGGGTCTCGACGACGAACCCGAGCACCTCGCCGGAGTCGGTGTCGCGCGCCCACACGACCACCAGGTCCGCGACGCTGCCGTTGCCGATCCAGCGCTTCGACCCGCGCAGCACCCAGTGGTCGCCGTCGCGGGTCGCGGTGGTCTCCAGCGCGACCGAGTCCGAACCGTGCATCGGCTCGGTCAGCGCGAACGCTCCCAACTTGTCCATGGTGGACATCGACGGCAGCCAGCGTTGCTTCTGCTCCTCCGAGCCGCACATCGCGATCGCCTTCATCGCCAGGCCCGCGTGCACCCCGAGGAACGTGCCGAGCGAGCCGTCCCCGCGGTGCAGCTCCATGTGCACGAGGCCGAGCGCGAGCGGGCTCATCCCGGCCGCCCCGTAGCCCTGGATGTCCTCGCCGACGATCCCGAGCTCGGGGAGGCGCCGGAACAGGTGCCAGGGCAGCTCGGCGCGCTCCCAGTAGTCGTTGATGCCGGGGAGGACCTCGGCGTCGACGAACGTGCGGGTGTCGGCGAAGCGCTGCCACTGCTCGTCGGTGAACTGGTCGCGCACCGAGAAGAAGTCGGTGCCCAGGGCCTCGCCCAGCTCGGTGTACGGAGTGGTCGGTGCGGTCATGATCGCGGGCCCCTCGCCGTCGACGGAGACCTGATCCTCACAGAATCACCGGGGTTCCGCCGGGCGGAACTCAGGCCCGCACCAGGCAGAACGGGTGCCCGATCGGGTCGAGGAAGACCCGGAAGCTGTCCGGCGCGGGCTGGACCTCGTGCCGGGTGGCGCCGAGCGCCAGCACCGCGGCCTCCCCGGCGTCCAGGTCGGGCACGTCGAAGTCGACGTGCCCGCGCTGGGGCCGCACCTGCCCGGGCCACTCCGGCGGGGTGAACTCCCCCTCGGAGATCTGCTGGAACGCCAGGGTCGCGCCCGCGCCGCCCGGGTCGAGCTCGACCCAGTCGGGGTCGGTGTCGGTCGGCCCCTGGACCGGCCAGCCGGTGATCGCCGAGTAGAACCGGGCGAGCTCCAGCGGGTCCGGGCAGTCGAGCGCGAACAGTGCGAACCTGGCAACGGGTGCATCGGTCATGGCGGCAGTGTGCCTGCGACCCCCGACGGTCACGCCTCAGAGCGCGTCGATCGCCCGCTCGATCCGCTGCACCGACACCGGATGGCGGGTCTTCATCGGGTGCGCGTACAGCGAGATGCGCAGCTCCTCGACCATCCACCCGATCTCGCGCAGCGCGGGCGACGGCGGCGTGTGCTCGGGCAGGGCGGCCAGCAGCCCGCGGTACTCCGCCTCGACCGGCGCGATCTCGGCGGTCCACCGGGCGTCGCGGTCGGGGTCGGCGCGCAGCTTCTCCAGCCGCAGCTCGCAACCCTGCAGGTAGCGCTTCACGTCGCCGAGCCGGGTCGCCCCGGCGGCGGTGACGAAGCCCGGCGCGGTCAGCCGGCCCACGACCGCCGTCACGTCGGCGACGCCGTCGCGGGTGGCGGGACCGCGCAGGTCCGCCAGCGCCGCGCCGACCCGGTGCCAGACCTCCAGCACGCCGCGTACGGCGTCGAGGACCTGCAACGTCGTCGACGGCAGCCGCATCCGCAGCAGCTCCGCGAGTCGCGCGTACTGCGCCCCGTCGAACGGGTCGCCGCCGCCCCGGGCCATCAGGTGATCGGCCGCGGCGGTGGTGCAGTCGTCGAGCAGGGCGTCGAGCGAGCCGTGCGGGTTGCGCGACAGGGCCAGCCGCGCCCGGTTGTCCAGGCCGCGCTGCACCTGCTTCCCCGGGTGGGTGGTGTTGAGGAGCAGGAGCCGCCGGGCCCCGCGGTGGTGGGCGGGGTCGCGCTCGGGCGCCGTCGCGTACACCCGGACGTCGGCGCTCGTGCCGCGGTCGCGCAGGCCCGGGTAGCCGGTGACCGTGTGCGCGCCACGCCGGATCGGCAGCTCGCGGGGGAGCTCGCCGATCGTCCACGACGTCAGCCCGGTCGCCTCGACGTCGCTGCCCGCGGCGGCCAGCTCCTCCCGCACCTTCGGGGCGAGGGCGCGGCGCAGCCGGTCCAGGTCGGTGTCGCGGGCCAGCTCGGCACCGGACTCGTCGAGTACCCGGAAG harbors:
- a CDS encoding TetR/AcrR family transcriptional regulator, whose translation is MSGRGARRREPRQERSRAMVERIVAAGRDVLVTRGYDGASTNRIAAAAGVSPGSFYQYFPDKDAVLTEVLDRYLDAMEARVSRAFLDSVAAAGPGAGTAPAVRATLEALLDTFGEEPDLLRVIVEQLPRSPGGRRAAFAGRIDDLVTTVLLTRGAGDTDAARAAAWTVVRTVEHLTTGFVLERPGFARAVVVDELTALVAGYLDARLSGGRVASDGPS
- a CDS encoding oxygenase MpaB family protein → MLAEPPVAPRRFRSAPERAARIARPLGLVAGVRDLDPALLAEIGRRMFTRDETGAALARAMGRDRDEAGRAGTGRVTMRALHTALAAGAAPADAPPALRDFLAAVTPDPDWLDRDLLERGARAYRRLGRSRDDVLLGLSLIGGYRYGGPTELLVRTGGLTGAGAMRRLGETQAWAFAVSRPGGMEPGGAGWAATLHVRAMHALVAERFERGDRYDVAGHGLPINQADAAATLGLFNSTAILGCRLLGRHVPRADGDAIMHLWRYVGWLMGVDDDWLFDTERAQNAFNHHVVLAQGDVTPAGPLLAGALVEGLRSERTGGPADRFRGAWERRRLLSLLRVFLRAEGLRDLDLPVTAAWMWPSQVLRNLVESLLVARTARGRRWLERRSDRRVEADLARRFGRETPGPRDLAA
- a CDS encoding acyl-CoA dehydrogenase family protein — protein: MTAPTTPYTELGEALGTDFFSVRDQFTDEQWQRFADTRTFVDAEVLPGINDYWERAELPWHLFRRLPELGIVGEDIQGYGAAGMSPLALGLVHMELHRGDGSLGTFLGVHAGLAMKAIAMCGSEEQKQRWLPSMSTMDKLGAFALTEPMHGSDSVALETTATRDGDHWVLRGSKRWIGNGSVADLVVVWARDTDSGEVLGFVVETPAEGYEATVIPGKVSLRALWQADIELDGVRVPEENRLTEARTFADCAAVLATTRGTCAWMALGHATAGYDAALRYALEREQFGKPLASFQIVQQRLVAMLADLTGMQLYCMQSARLAEVGKLSPTVAGLAKMHNTRTARKILSEARDLLGGNGILLEHHVVRHWADIEAIHTFEGTETIQTLIVGRDVTGISAFT
- a CDS encoding VOC family protein, which gives rise to MTDAPVARFALFALDCPDPLELARFYSAITGWPVQGPTDTDPDWVELDPGGAGATLAFQQISEGEFTPPEWPGQVRPQRGHVDFDVPDLDAGEAAVLALGATRHEVQPAPDSFRVFLDPIGHPFCLVRA